In Strigops habroptila isolate Jane chromosome 7, bStrHab1.2.pri, whole genome shotgun sequence, the following are encoded in one genomic region:
- the LOC115610804 gene encoding uncharacterized protein LOC115610804, which yields MGGALLVGFGRVTCGSKARAALLQALLVLASSVMDKTDLPHAKAGSHHGIVWHLSENMFKEGCQGVSAALTRASGRAGPGPLLPPQGGAVATARTAIGKELSGAAARLPSRHPRPASGQHRPPSARAPPRAPPPGTAPRQLWLGEKSSLLAQRQSDPLHPPLSVFLFLGRPYQEIHLTHLELGRPRGWDEYLRTMPCSTSQSRDPLHQLRTNVKGQKGALLLFKCQKSGSTEKGVNQVQIGMFGFCV from the exons CTAGTGGGATTTGGCAGAGTAACATGTGGGAGCAAggccagggctgctctgctccaggcGCTGCTGGTTCTGGCCAGCTCTGTCATGGACAAAACTGACCTACCACATGCCAAAGCTGGGTCCCATCATGGTATTGTATGGCACCTCAGTGAAAACATGTTTAAGGAAGGATG CCAGGGAGTGTCCGCAGCCCTGACGCGGGCGAGCGGGCGGGCGGGCCCGGGGCCTCTCTTGCCTCCCCAGGGCGGGGCGGTGGCCACAGCCAGGACCGCGATCGGCAAGGAGCTGAGTGGGGCCGCCGCGCGGCTCCCCAGCCGCCACCCGCGCCCCGCCTCAGGGCAACACCGCCCGCCCTCCGCCCGTGCCCCGCCTCGGGCCCCACCACCCGGGACTGCGCCGCGGCAGCTCTGGCTCGGCGAGAAATCCTCCCTGCTCGCGCAACGTCAGTCAGACCCACTACATCCACCTCTTAGcgtctttttgtttcttggtcGACCGTACCAA GAGATTCATCTCACTCACTTGGAATTGGGCAGACCCAGAGGCTGGGATGAATACTTGAGGACAATGCCGTGCTCCACCTCACAGAGCAGAGATCCTCTGCATCAGTTAAGGACTAACGTGAAAGGGCAAAAAGGAGCTCTCCTCCTTTTCAAGTGCCAGAAAAGTGGGTCAACAGAGAAAGGTGTAAACCAGGTCCAAATAGGGATGTTTGGATTCTGTGTATGA